The following proteins are encoded in a genomic region of Methanomassiliicoccus sp.:
- a CDS encoding nitroreductase has product MTITNEIMKNIYERRSVRAYADKSVPEDILQEIIKAGFHAPNGANTQGLRFAVITNRSKLKAYAEKGRLMSLSAFQKMNEARPNDMTANMVKQLSNPNNDIFYGAPAIVFVFATPACLTPVEDASLAAENMMLAAKSLGLGSCWIGFAKGLTYDPEFVRELNVPADHQLVAPIILGYPKKEEMRPSARGEPQVLGWLK; this is encoded by the coding sequence ATGACCATCACCAACGAGATCATGAAAAACATCTACGAACGCCGCTCCGTCCGAGCCTATGCTGACAAGAGCGTTCCCGAAGATATTTTACAAGAGATTATCAAGGCTGGGTTTCACGCTCCCAACGGTGCCAACACCCAGGGGCTGCGGTTCGCCGTCATAACCAATAGGTCCAAGCTCAAGGCCTACGCCGAGAAGGGCCGTCTTATGTCCCTGTCTGCCTTTCAGAAGATGAACGAGGCGCGACCGAACGACATGACCGCCAACATGGTCAAGCAGCTCTCCAACCCCAACAATGACATATTCTACGGCGCTCCGGCCATCGTGTTCGTCTTCGCCACACCGGCCTGCCTTACTCCGGTGGAGGATGCTTCCCTGGCCGCGGAGAACATGATGCTTGCCGCGAAGAGCCTGGGCCTCGGCAGCTGCTGGATCGGTTTCGCCAAGGGTTTGACCTATGACCCCGAGTTCGTCAGGGAACTCAACGTCCCCGCCGATCACCAGCTGGTGGCCCCTATAATCCTCGGGTATCCCAAGAAGGAAGAGATGAGGCCGTCGGCCAGGGGGGAGCCGCAGGTACTCGGTTGGCTGAAATAA
- a CDS encoding ABC transporter ATP-binding protein gives MSGGNGRSRNRGRAGCRLLSYLAIKKGEFAASLILMTVGVLSFLLISIFLGQAVGLLGSGSATLSEVREYAIVIAISAVVAAVTLYVAFRLIARVTQNALYRLRKDLFDHVMGLSLGFFDRQPIGELVSRINNDTDVITSLFQGPFGTMILGSVMLTITLVAMLLLNAMLAVAVIFLLLFLMGVVTLLIRTAGPAYALLQEKVADLNGLMEETISGERVVIAYRQQDRASRELSVASRKARDTGAKAQIFALTTMPMTTLFTNLIIAVVALVGAVMVIRAQMPVSTLVTFFSFAQLLVIPLFTIFANFNYILVALAGARRIFQILDERPDVVDLSDAPLDLAKGHVEFRDVDFSYVQGRKILSGVSFEAKPGQMIGLCGPTGAGKSTIINILTRYYDLDSGTILVDGQDISRVRQDSLRSQIAAVQQEPFLFSDTVMNNLRYGREDATDEECLKAAMEANCDEFVRHLPNGYETMLSEGGANLSQGQRQLLTIARTMIADPRMLILDEATSNVDTRTERKIQEAIRKLQEGRTSFVIAHRLSTIRYADQILVINDKRIIERGTHEELMTRRGFYYDLYMGQYKGKVSEVLPMSEEAIAK, from the coding sequence ATGAGCGGCGGCAACGGTCGATCCAGGAACAGAGGACGAGCGGGGTGTCGCCTTCTGAGCTATCTGGCCATCAAAAAGGGTGAGTTCGCGGCCTCCCTTATCCTCATGACCGTTGGCGTCCTTTCCTTCCTCCTGATCTCCATCTTCCTGGGGCAAGCGGTTGGCCTCCTGGGGAGCGGTTCGGCCACCCTGTCGGAGGTCCGGGAATACGCAATCGTCATCGCGATCTCGGCGGTGGTGGCCGCGGTGACACTCTACGTCGCCTTCCGGCTCATCGCCCGGGTGACCCAGAACGCCCTCTATCGCCTCAGGAAGGACCTCTTCGATCACGTCATGGGTTTGTCCTTGGGATTCTTCGACCGCCAACCCATCGGGGAGCTGGTCAGCCGGATCAACAATGACACCGACGTCATCACTTCGCTGTTCCAGGGACCGTTCGGGACCATGATCCTCGGCTCCGTTATGCTGACCATCACTCTGGTGGCAATGCTGCTCCTCAACGCGATGCTGGCGGTCGCCGTGATCTTCCTGCTGCTGTTCCTGATGGGCGTGGTAACGCTCCTGATACGCACCGCTGGACCGGCCTACGCCCTGCTCCAGGAGAAGGTAGCCGACCTCAACGGGTTGATGGAGGAAACAATCTCAGGGGAGAGAGTGGTAATTGCCTACCGACAGCAGGATCGTGCCTCTCGCGAACTGTCCGTCGCCAGCAGGAAGGCCCGCGACACCGGGGCCAAGGCTCAGATCTTTGCCCTGACCACGATGCCGATGACCACTCTGTTCACCAACCTCATCATAGCGGTGGTCGCCCTGGTGGGGGCTGTAATGGTCATCCGCGCGCAGATGCCCGTCTCCACCCTGGTCACCTTTTTCTCCTTTGCTCAACTGCTGGTCATACCTCTGTTCACCATCTTCGCGAACTTCAACTATATCCTGGTGGCTCTGGCCGGAGCGAGGCGCATCTTTCAGATCCTCGACGAGAGGCCTGACGTGGTCGACCTCTCCGACGCTCCGCTTGACCTCGCAAAGGGGCATGTAGAGTTCAGGGACGTCGACTTCAGCTATGTTCAAGGGAGGAAGATACTCTCCGGGGTAAGCTTCGAGGCCAAGCCCGGCCAGATGATAGGGTTATGCGGGCCGACCGGTGCTGGCAAGAGCACGATAATCAACATCCTGACAAGATACTATGACCTAGACAGTGGCACGATCCTCGTTGACGGGCAGGACATTAGCAGAGTGAGGCAAGACTCCCTGCGCAGCCAGATAGCCGCGGTCCAGCAGGAACCGTTCCTGTTCTCGGACACCGTGATGAACAACCTCAGGTACGGCCGGGAGGACGCTACCGATGAGGAGTGCCTGAAAGCGGCCATGGAAGCCAATTGCGACGAGTTCGTACGCCATCTTCCCAACGGTTACGAGACAATGCTCAGCGAGGGGGGCGCGAACCTCAGTCAGGGACAGCGGCAACTATTGACCATAGCCCGGACCATGATCGCCGACCCCCGGATGCTGATCCTCGATGAAGCCACCAGTAACGTCGATACAAGGACCGAACGCAAGATACAGGAGGCGATCCGTAAGTTGCAGGAGGGCCGCACCAGCTTCGTAATCGCCCACCGCCTGAGCACCATCCGGTACGCCGATCAGATCCTGGTCATCAATGATAAGAGGATAATTGAGCGGGGCACCCACGAGGAACTCATGACGCGCAGAGGATTCTACTACGATTTGTACATGGGACAGTACAAGGGAAAGGTGTCCGAGGTGTTGCCGATGAGCGAGGAGGCGATCGCTAAATGA
- a CDS encoding ABC transporter ATP-binding protein yields MRIYRGAWPSLVISQLFALAAATFILLIPTQVSRIINLGIYQNNLGAVVDSSLLMLLFAGLAGFCLFMTLTYAVLFAEGTGNFLRTRTYERVQSLSFKNLDGIPIGEMLARLTNDISQINQAVQLSVRFLLYSAFMIVVALILVLLGSPSLVWILVVVIPATAVVLGGVAIVLQKLYKVRQQRVGELNRTLQEDFAGIRVVKSFVRQDYERERFDRANTALQEASTAPMRNTAIIIPSVFLILGVANGLAIWFGGADVLAGRVQVGELVAFSQYIMIILGQMIVLSVVFPQITAAEASAARLAQILDTPADVKDKDDAKPIEISRIQGRVAFEDVSFSYSGDGTSNLEGINLIIEPGETVALLGSTGAGKTTLINLLPRFYDVTSGRVTIDGIDVRDFPQEQLREIVVTALQKAVLFSGTVGGNINFGRPEASMDEAMDAAKVSDAHGFISAIPEGYDAKVARLGANFSGGQRQRLSIARAVVTQPRVLILDDSTSAVDVATESRIQGAMDSKLAGTTKLIIAQRISTVLTADRIVLIDGGKIVAEGSHKQLMVTSPLYREIFDSQLGGLRREDVA; encoded by the coding sequence ATGAGAATATACCGAGGGGCCTGGCCATCTCTGGTGATCTCCCAGCTGTTCGCCCTCGCGGCAGCCACGTTCATACTGCTCATACCCACCCAGGTTTCCAGGATAATCAACCTGGGCATCTACCAGAACAACCTAGGTGCCGTGGTGGACTCGTCTCTCCTCATGCTTCTCTTCGCCGGCCTGGCTGGGTTCTGCTTGTTCATGACCCTCACTTACGCCGTCCTTTTCGCCGAGGGCACCGGCAACTTTCTCCGAACCCGCACATATGAGAGGGTCCAGAGCCTCTCGTTCAAGAACCTCGACGGGATCCCCATCGGGGAGATGCTGGCTCGCCTCACCAACGATATCTCCCAAATAAATCAGGCCGTGCAGCTCAGTGTTCGGTTCCTTCTGTACTCAGCCTTCATGATCGTTGTCGCCCTCATACTTGTTCTCTTGGGCAGCCCGTCTCTGGTCTGGATACTCGTCGTCGTGATCCCGGCGACCGCGGTCGTCCTGGGAGGAGTCGCCATCGTGTTGCAGAAGCTATACAAGGTTCGCCAACAGCGGGTCGGCGAGCTGAACCGGACGTTGCAGGAGGACTTCGCCGGCATCAGGGTGGTCAAATCCTTTGTCCGGCAAGATTACGAGAGGGAGCGATTCGACAGGGCTAACACTGCCCTTCAGGAGGCGTCCACCGCTCCCATGAGGAACACAGCGATTATCATCCCGTCGGTGTTCCTCATTCTGGGAGTGGCCAACGGCCTGGCCATTTGGTTCGGAGGGGCCGACGTCCTCGCAGGAAGGGTCCAAGTAGGCGAGCTGGTGGCCTTCAGCCAATACATCATGATCATCCTTGGCCAGATGATCGTTCTGTCGGTGGTCTTCCCCCAGATCACCGCGGCCGAGGCCTCAGCGGCGCGTCTAGCGCAAATACTCGACACTCCGGCCGACGTCAAGGACAAGGACGATGCCAAGCCCATCGAGATCAGCAGGATACAGGGCCGAGTGGCGTTCGAGGACGTGTCCTTCTCCTACTCCGGGGACGGCACGTCCAATCTCGAGGGGATTAACCTGATCATCGAGCCTGGAGAGACCGTCGCTCTTCTGGGTTCCACCGGGGCGGGGAAGACCACTCTGATCAATCTGCTGCCTCGGTTCTACGACGTGACTTCGGGCCGGGTGACCATCGACGGTATCGACGTACGGGACTTTCCCCAAGAGCAGCTGAGGGAGATCGTGGTCACCGCCCTCCAGAAGGCCGTGCTGTTCAGCGGGACCGTAGGAGGAAACATCAACTTCGGCCGGCCCGAGGCATCCATGGACGAAGCGATGGATGCTGCCAAGGTTTCTGACGCCCACGGCTTCATCTCCGCCATCCCCGAAGGCTATGATGCGAAGGTCGCCCGGCTAGGGGCGAACTTCTCCGGTGGACAGCGGCAACGGCTCTCCATCGCCCGGGCGGTGGTCACCCAGCCCAGGGTGCTCATTCTCGACGACAGCACCAGTGCGGTGGACGTCGCCACCGAGTCCCGGATCCAGGGCGCCATGGATAGCAAGCTCGCGGGAACGACCAAGCTGATCATAGCACAGCGCATCAGCACCGTGCTGACCGCCGACCGGATCGTCCTCATCGATGGGGGCAAGATCGTAGCCGAGGGAAGCCACAAGCAGCTGATGGTCACCAGTCCGCTGTACCGGGAGATATTCGATTCCCAGTTGGGCGGGCTGAGGAGGGAAGACGTGGCATGA
- a CDS encoding phosphatase PAP2 family protein: MYLDEIIFRALNHAGSDSFLDLTMVFFTALGAWYILLLAAPVLWWRKQRELGFDVVVLLIVASLAVEGLKLLIARDRPYAILADVHMLQWGFITDPGGYSMPSGHTTLAFAVATLIALGTKVRWGAVAYMLAALIGLSRVYLGVHWPSDVLTGALLGILLALVMQWVRSHDNTYAGARDKVVVWLRNLERRWDP, translated from the coding sequence ATGTACCTCGACGAAATTATATTTCGCGCCCTGAACCATGCGGGCTCCGATTCGTTTCTGGACCTGACAATGGTCTTTTTCACTGCCCTGGGGGCGTGGTACATCTTGTTGCTTGCCGCACCCGTTCTGTGGTGGCGCAAGCAACGGGAGCTGGGATTCGATGTCGTCGTCCTGCTAATCGTCGCATCGCTTGCCGTTGAGGGGCTGAAGCTGCTCATCGCCCGTGATCGACCATACGCCATACTTGCGGACGTGCACATGCTTCAGTGGGGCTTTATCACAGATCCGGGTGGCTATTCCATGCCCAGCGGCCACACCACCTTGGCCTTCGCCGTGGCGACGCTGATTGCCCTGGGAACCAAGGTCCGGTGGGGCGCTGTGGCCTACATGCTTGCCGCCCTCATCGGCCTCAGCAGGGTGTACCTGGGAGTGCACTGGCCGTCAGATGTCCTGACAGGGGCGCTCCTCGGCATCCTGCTGGCGCTCGTGATGCAATGGGTCAGATCGCATGACAATACATACGCCGGGGCAAGGGACAAGGTCGTCGTCTGGCTGCGGAACCTGGAGCGCAGATGGGATCCATAA
- a CDS encoding right-handed parallel beta-helix repeat-containing protein, translated as MSDDVTPDLDHRGGRETETTPKGPPVDRRRRKPGIRMVMLVAAIVIVITIIVIFYPFTVPAISGPVTTPTTPTVFDYTITGEDGTYNVTDTDGVPFYTGDDASAAIQTALDSMTSERTAKEAVLLEGDFIITETIHIPSYTILVLNGTVTWGSDETGYMLTASGQKNFEVQGGEWNGSREERSATSGSNPMEFNNCHDLIIANLQIHDGAYDNIECMGCTNVAIVNVESYNSTWDSFMMAWCSNSLIDRCHIHDSDQGGCYFYCEDDGIVQHIDNNIMRNNRVERTLTSGLSLSPRGAEDIVSSGLIENNTCIDCGQDSQHPGINVGWNSTNLATNTVVRNNLIYSTSSAGEGGIELAGDGCQCYGNTINDTPGYAIHLVGINNRVTNNAINHAGWNDSMAGISIVGSNNVVTGNTITNCPSFGIRVYSGSGNTISPNTFSGNGRDTG; from the coding sequence ATGAGCGATGATGTCACGCCCGATCTTGATCACAGGGGCGGTCGAGAAACGGAGACTACACCCAAAGGTCCGCCGGTCGATCGACGCCGGAGGAAGCCCGGTATCAGGATGGTCATGTTAGTAGCGGCGATCGTCATCGTCATCACAATCATCGTCATTTTCTACCCATTTACCGTTCCCGCGATAAGTGGACCGGTGACCACACCCACCACTCCGACGGTGTTTGACTACACCATCACCGGCGAGGATGGCACCTACAACGTGACCGACACCGATGGTGTGCCATTCTATACCGGCGATGACGCTTCCGCAGCCATCCAGACCGCTCTTGACTCAATGACGTCGGAGAGGACGGCGAAAGAAGCCGTCCTGCTAGAAGGCGATTTCATCATCACCGAGACGATCCACATTCCCAGCTATACCATCCTGGTGCTGAACGGAACGGTCACATGGGGAAGCGACGAGACCGGATACATGCTCACTGCCAGTGGTCAGAAGAACTTTGAAGTGCAGGGCGGAGAATGGAACGGTAGCCGGGAGGAAAGGTCCGCCACTTCCGGCAGCAACCCCATGGAGTTCAACAACTGTCATGATCTCATCATCGCCAACCTCCAGATCCATGATGGAGCGTACGACAACATCGAGTGCATGGGCTGCACCAACGTCGCCATCGTCAACGTGGAATCGTACAACTCGACCTGGGACTCCTTCATGATGGCGTGGTGCTCGAACTCGCTGATCGATCGCTGTCACATCCATGACAGCGATCAGGGCGGCTGCTACTTCTACTGCGAAGACGACGGCATAGTTCAGCACATCGACAACAACATAATGCGGAACAACCGCGTGGAGCGCACTCTGACCTCCGGGCTGTCGCTGAGCCCCCGTGGGGCCGAGGACATCGTCTCCAGCGGCCTAATCGAGAACAACACCTGCATCGACTGCGGCCAGGACTCTCAGCATCCTGGCATCAACGTCGGATGGAACTCGACCAACCTGGCTACCAACACCGTGGTGCGCAACAACCTCATCTACTCGACATCCAGCGCCGGCGAGGGGGGGATCGAGCTGGCCGGTGACGGCTGCCAGTGCTACGGCAATACCATCAATGACACGCCAGGGTATGCCATTCACCTCGTCGGGATAAACAACCGGGTCACCAACAACGCCATCAACCATGCCGGATGGAACGACAGCATGGCCGGCATATCGATCGTGGGAAGCAACAACGTGGTTACTGGAAACACCATCACCAACTGCCCCTCCTTCGGCATCCGCGTGTACAGCGGGAGCGGCAACACCATCTCGCCGAACACCTTCTCCGGGAACGGCCGAGACACTGGCTAG
- a CDS encoding chemotaxis protein CheW codes for MARRKREKVELNGDEEQLVSFILGKETFGVKVSQIREIGKVKDITKVPMMADYIVGVMNLRGQITTVIDLKKRFGILSEEGTTSQSRIIIAEVGNNQIGMIVDSVKDVMRVPRSSISPPPKTMSVSLDSSHLVGICKLKDKLIMLLDIDSMVNKDQITTVVSQMDLAPTT; via the coding sequence TTGGCCAGAAGAAAGAGGGAAAAGGTAGAGCTCAATGGGGACGAGGAGCAGCTCGTCTCCTTCATCTTGGGCAAGGAGACCTTCGGGGTGAAGGTCTCCCAGATCCGGGAGATCGGAAAGGTGAAGGATATCACCAAGGTGCCGATGATGGCCGACTACATCGTCGGGGTCATGAACCTGCGTGGGCAGATCACCACGGTGATCGACCTCAAGAAGCGGTTCGGCATATTATCAGAGGAGGGCACCACATCCCAGTCCAGGATCATCATTGCCGAGGTTGGGAACAACCAGATTGGGATGATCGTGGACTCGGTGAAGGACGTCATGCGGGTCCCCCGTTCGAGCATCTCCCCACCGCCAAAGACCATGTCAGTTTCGCTTGACTCGTCCCACCTCGTCGGGATCTGCAAGCTCAAGGACAAGCTGATCATGTTGCTGGACATAGACAGCATGGTCAACAAGGACCAAATCACAACGGTCGTGAGCCAGATGGACCTGGCTCCGACCACTTAA
- a CDS encoding polyphosphate kinase 2 family protein: MSVTGNRKLRREIFENLLVRPGENVRLKDRETGWAPHEELKRMGKDEVREQASEVLDKNLAELREAQELLWASDTYSVLIIFQGMDAAGKDGIIKHVMSGVNPSGCQVTSFKRPSAEELDHTFLWRQMRAVPERGMIGIFNRSHYEEVLVIKVHPELLRLQKLPETTCGKDLWRERYDDINSFERHLSRNGTVILKFFLHISKEEQRRRFLDRLEDPKKLWKFSAADAQERDHWAAYKDAFEDMLNNTSTKWAPWYVIPSDYKWAARTLVAAVITGTIRQLDLHYPEVSAEGLAELAQVRARLISENGKKAKGKKGAKG, translated from the coding sequence ATGTCGGTGACGGGCAACAGGAAACTTCGGCGGGAGATCTTCGAGAACCTGCTGGTACGGCCGGGGGAGAATGTGAGGCTGAAGGACCGCGAAACCGGTTGGGCCCCGCATGAGGAGCTGAAGAGGATGGGGAAGGACGAGGTCCGGGAGCAGGCCAGCGAGGTCCTGGATAAGAACCTCGCCGAGCTGAGGGAAGCTCAGGAGTTGTTGTGGGCTTCCGATACCTATTCCGTGCTTATCATCTTCCAAGGCATGGACGCAGCAGGGAAGGACGGCATAATCAAGCACGTTATGTCTGGGGTGAACCCTTCCGGCTGCCAGGTCACCAGCTTCAAGCGGCCATCGGCGGAAGAACTGGATCATACCTTCCTGTGGCGGCAGATGAGGGCAGTCCCGGAGAGGGGCATGATCGGCATCTTCAACCGCTCCCATTACGAAGAAGTCCTAGTGATCAAGGTCCATCCCGAGCTCCTCCGGCTGCAGAAGCTTCCCGAGACCACGTGTGGCAAGGACCTCTGGCGGGAGCGGTACGATGATATAAACTCCTTCGAACGGCATCTTAGCCGCAACGGAACGGTCATCCTAAAATTCTTCCTCCACATCTCCAAGGAGGAACAGCGGCGGCGATTCTTGGACCGGTTGGAGGATCCCAAGAAGTTGTGGAAGTTCTCCGCTGCGGACGCCCAGGAGCGTGACCACTGGGCCGCGTACAAGGACGCCTTCGAGGACATGCTCAACAACACCAGCACCAAATGGGCCCCTTGGTACGTTATTCCTTCCGACTACAAATGGGCCGCCCGGACCCTGGTGGCGGCAGTGATCACCGGCACCATAAGGCAGCTCGATCTCCACTATCCAGAGGTGTCGGCGGAAGGGCTTGCCGAACTTGCCCAGGTCAGGGCACGTCTGATCAGCGAAAATGGGAAGAAGGCCAAGGGGAAAAAAGGTGCAAAGGGGTAA